The nucleotide sequence TCTTGATGCCGAAAACGTAACATTTGAGTACGAGCCAACAAGAGTTAGCTTTGGTATTTTTATCAATAATGGTGGTATATTAAAATTAAAAAATAGTAAAATACTCTACTCTACATTTGGCGTCTATGGTAGTATTGGAACAAATGAAGTCAGAATAGAAAATTGTGAAATTAACTCTACTATTGGGGCAGGGATTGCAATAATCGATCCTATTATAAATAAAGTTTATTTAGTTAACAATAAGATAAATTCACAGAGGTACGGCATCCTTGCTGTGAATCTGCCAGCTATAACCATACATGGCAATCAAATAAATGCAAGGTGGGGAGTTTGGTTATATAATACCCAAAATAGTAATATTGTTAAAAACATTATTACTGGAAATCATAATGAAAGCATCGGAATATTTGCATTATCAAGTGAAGGTTTATGTTTTAAAAACAAAATTCAGTCATTTTTCAGAGGAGCACAGTTGGTTAAGTCTTCGTTCAAGTTTGGGCAAAATATTATTTCAGAGAATTTCCAGCACGGATTATATCTTGCTGAACAAAGTACAGCAAATTTGGCTCCAGATGTACCCAATCTTGAAGGTAGTTCAAGCTTAATCTACGACGCGGCTGGCTTTAATAAAATTTTTAACAATGGCCAAATGGATTATAGTTTTGGTGACAATTCGGAGATCTATATTGATAATTCAGCATTAATATTTAATGGTAATGAGAGAGGTTATAATTCTGTAAAAGATGACAGGGTTGGTTTACCATTTAGCACTCTTTATCTAATATCTGGAACGAGACTGTTTGGTGCATCTAGTACTTTAAATGCAAAATATACATATTGGGGTAATAATCCAGATTTTCCACCTCCATTTGATCCTACCGGTAGATTTTTAAATATAAATGTTGCCTATATTCCTTATCTCACATCTGAACCTATTCCGCCTGTCGGCAGGCCAGAATATAGACTATTAATTGATTTAAACAATAATATCCTTGATACGATTTATGCAAGGGATGTAGGACTGATAAATATTAGTATACTTGAAGAGTTACTCGCTCAGGCAAATCAAATGTTCGATGAAAGATTATACAATGATGCAAAAGAATTGTATAGTTATATTATTGAAAATTATGGCGATGAAGCCGAAAGTATCAGCGCATATTTTAGAATGTTAGCAATTCTAAAATTGCTAGGTGCAACTTCATCAGAATATGCATATTACATTCAGCAATTTGAAGATAATCTTATAGCGATTTCAGACACTTTAATGCAAGATTTTATTGAAGGAATAAAAATTAGTTATCAGGTTTCGGCCGAAGAGTATATAGATGCATTGAGTCAATTAGAACACATAATTCTTTCAAATCCAGAGACAGATGAAGAATTCTATGCATCTTTAGAAATATTAATGGTTCGGTTACTTAACTATCATCCACCAGCTGGATTGGGTAAGTCTTCACAAGAACATTATAGTACTATAGAAAGTCTTAATCAGAAAGTTGATAATCTTTTCAGTAAAAAATTCAGTTCCGATAAGATTATAATTCAAAATTTACAAACAGCTCCTATGAGTTATGATCTTTCTCAAAACTACCCCAATCCTTTTAACCCAACTACAAAGATTCGTTATTCAATTAAAGAATCAGGACCTGTTGCGCTCAAGATTTTTGACATCCTCGGTCGTGAAGTTGCCGTACTTGTTAATGAGCCAAGGCAAGCTGGAGAGTATGAAGTAGAGTTTGATGCCGGTAAGTATGGATTGAGTTCAGGCATTTATTTGTATCGACTAACTGTAAATTCGTTTAGTTCGACAAAGAAGTTTGTTTACCTTCGGTAGATGAATCTACATGCGGTAGTAAATATCAGAAAGATAAAACATAAGCATAATTTTATAGAGCGAAGTAAATCTTCGCTCTACATTTCAATCTTAGTTATCATCTCCAGATAAAATGTTCATTCACCTTCACACTCACTCAAATTATTCATTGCTTAGTGGTGCAGCATCAATCGAAAAACTAGTTGAAACTGCGAAAAATTTTTCCATGCATTCACTTGCACTTACCGATACAAACGGGATGTATGGACTTATTCAGTTTGCTCAACTCGCAATTGAAGCAAACATTAAGCCAATACTTGGGGTTTATCTAAATGATCCGAACGATTCGGAAATCAACGCTGTTCTTCTTGCAAAAAATAGAATTGGTTATTCAAAAATTTGTGAGCTAATCACACAACGACAATTGGAGGAGAAGTTTTCATTGCCCGAAGTACTGAGTAAAATATTTTGTAAAGAAATGTCGAATGAAAAAAACATCCGCAATAGCGATGTAATCATTATCACATCGTCAATTAAATTGCTTAACCAACTGAAACTTCATATTTCGAACTCCGCACTCCGCACTATCTACGTTGAAATGTTCTTAACACAAAAACGAAAAAAAATTTGTCGAGAACTTTATAACTTCACTCAAAATAATAACATGCCGATTGCAGCAACTAACGTAATTCATTTTATCAATAAAGAAGATTTCTTACTTCACAAAGTTTTAACTGCAATCAAAAAAAATACGACTCTTTCAAGTTTAACAGATGACAATTTAGTCGAAGAAGAACAATATTTCAAACCGCCCGATGAGATGAATAAACTTTGGAAAGTTTTGCCAGAAGCAATTGAGAATACTGAAAAAATTGCAAGTGCGTGTAATGTAGATTTAGAGCTTGGTAAATATAAACATCCGAAATTCTTGCTCCACAAAAACGAAAATTCGTTTTCATATTTATGGAAAATTGCCTTTCAAGGATTATCGCAAAAATATCAACCAATTACAGAGAAAGCAGTTAACCGTTTACAAGAAGAACTTAGCGTGATTGACCAACTTGGATTTTCAGATTATTTTTTAATTGTTTGGGATATAGCACAGCAAGCAAAAAAACTTGGTATGATGATGATTGGTCGCGGCTCGGCAGCAAATAGCATTGTCGCATATTGTTTGGGATTAACACAAGTCGATCCGCTTGAACATAATTTATACTTCGAAAGATTTTTGAATTTAGGCCGTTCATCGCCGCCCGATGTTGATTTGGATTTTTCTTGGAAAGAGCGCGATACAATTGTGAAATACGTTTTTGATAAATATGGAACTGACCATGTTGCAATGATTTCTACAACTGTAACATTCCGTGCGCGATCGGCTTTTCGAGAAGTTGCAAAAGTTTTTGGAATTAGTGAAACCGAGATTTCGGAATTCAGCCATTTCATTCCATGGACAAGTGCCGAGAATCTTCCGCATCTTGCAGAAAAATTTCCCGAAGCTCGTCATTTGAAGTTCAACGATGAGCCGTGGAAAACAATCGTAAACATCGCACAAAAGATAGCGGGATTTCCGCGTCATCTCAGCATTC is from Ignavibacteria bacterium and encodes:
- a CDS encoding T9SS type A sorting domain-containing protein, whose amino-acid sequence is MLFIELHELTHSFFNFPDIEHAMGDSRWYGMGYFDLSQGFHNVPSLFNPLFRLKLGWANLTRITDPQTIEFKDFESDPNHPIYAIWNDETNPNEYRKTKFLLTYYDRSSPIYWNVNWPLPNTGNISEGKGILIWRWIDDGSNSYSFDNRLTASISLESAHGKWEWIDDTNMWTRKFRNIVSGEPIPNIVHGLDSLMVRGSYTWKESGIWKGSWNDFRIGSDNCFFSPYAPQDFSFYTNPSSNLVNQYENFGRNLMSGFALKNFRLENGAAKVDLVKGNDVYIVDKNSTIKADNLYIDRSITITNGAILKITGPSKIYLRNGSRIDVTNGGTLDAENVTFEYEPTRVSFGIFINNGGILKLKNSKILYSTFGVYGSIGTNEVRIENCEINSTIGAGIAIIDPIINKVYLVNNKINSQRYGILAVNLPAITIHGNQINARWGVWLYNTQNSNIVKNIITGNHNESIGIFALSSEGLCFKNKIQSFFRGAQLVKSSFKFGQNIISENFQHGLYLAEQSTANLAPDVPNLEGSSSLIYDAAGFNKIFNNGQMDYSFGDNSEIYIDNSALIFNGNERGYNSVKDDRVGLPFSTLYLISGTRLFGASSTLNAKYTYWGNNPDFPPPFDPTGRFLNINVAYIPYLTSEPIPPVGRPEYRLLIDLNNNILDTIYARDVGLINISILEELLAQANQMFDERLYNDAKELYSYIIENYGDEAESISAYFRMLAILKLLGATSSEYAYYIQQFEDNLIAISDTLMQDFIEGIKISYQVSAEEYIDALSQLEHIILSNPETDEEFYASLEILMVRLLNYHPPAGLGKSSQEHYSTIESLNQKVDNLFSKKFSSDKIIIQNLQTAPMSYDLSQNYPNPFNPTTKIRYSIKESGPVALKIFDILGREVAVLVNEPRQAGEYEVEFDAGKYGLSSGIYLYRLTVNSFSSTKKFVYLR
- a CDS encoding DNA polymerase III subunit alpha, with amino-acid sequence MFIHLHTHSNYSLLSGAASIEKLVETAKNFSMHSLALTDTNGMYGLIQFAQLAIEANIKPILGVYLNDPNDSEINAVLLAKNRIGYSKICELITQRQLEEKFSLPEVLSKIFCKEMSNEKNIRNSDVIIITSSIKLLNQLKLHISNSALRTIYVEMFLTQKRKKICRELYNFTQNNNMPIAATNVIHFINKEDFLLHKVLTAIKKNTTLSSLTDDNLVEEEQYFKPPDEMNKLWKVLPEAIENTEKIASACNVDLELGKYKHPKFLLHKNENSFSYLWKIAFQGLSQKYQPITEKAVNRLQEELSVIDQLGFSDYFLIVWDIAQQAKKLGMMMIGRGSAANSIVAYCLGLTQVDPLEHNLYFERFLNLGRSSPPDVDLDFSWKERDTIVKYVFDKYGTDHVAMISTTVTFRARSAFREVAKVFGISETEISEFSHFIPWTSAENLPHLAEKFPEARHLKFNDEPWKTIVNIAQKIAGFPRHLSI